A DNA window from Nitrospirota bacterium contains the following coding sequences:
- a CDS encoding type II toxin-antitoxin system HicB family antitoxin, translating to MDREFTVIIEQDEEGFYIADVPELRGCHTQAKSLDTLIERIKEAIQLCMEVNDDEHTLTHLIGVQKVRV from the coding sequence ATGGACAGAGAATTTACTGTAATCATAGAACAAGATGAAGAGGGATTTTACATTGCCGATGTTCCCGAACTTAGGGGGTGCCATACCCAGGCGAAATCTCTTGATACTCTCATTGAAAGGATCAAAGAAGCGATTCAGCTTTGCATGGAAGTAAACGATGACGAACATACCTTAACGCATCTTATAGGTGTTCAAAAAGTCAGGGTATGA